Genomic window (Rhododendron vialii isolate Sample 1 chromosome 4a, ASM3025357v1):
ACCAAGAAAAAGGTTCGCTTCAtgtaacttttttactttttttttttttttcacttctgTGGTagctctatttttttgttgggtaatgTTCATGACCCATTGGGCATTTAAATTAACCTAATTAAGacccaataataaatgggttagatgggtttggatccattctaacccaactaataaatgggttgggttgggttgggtctctAATAGATGAGTTTGGGTTTCTTAATGTGTTTAGAttcaatttgtcacccctaCTTTTTTTTATGGGATAACCAGATGTCCAGGTCAGCCTGCGCTTCCCTCGACTATTTTTTGACCATGAAGTTAACGACTGGATCCAATgaccccaaaatttgaaatgtctGGCCTTCATCGATTCGAACTTATGACCTCTTGGAAAAATTAGTTTGCATTCATTTGCTATCAAATCTCTTTATTCGTTTCATTTCATATCATTTTAATTTCCTGTGCCAACTGCCAAAACAAATGGGATTAGCTTGAATATTGAAGGAGCTACAAGTGAAGTGAAtcttgttagagcatctccagtccTTGCTCGGAATTTATGTGCCAAGagacaaatttgagtaaaaagtaCCATTTCATATAAGTCACCTCAATGAGCAAACTCTAATTTAAGTGATATTGTCATGTGTCTAACTTTTGAGTTGAGTGAATCATATCATAGCAGTAAAGAATTTTGTAAACGAGGACAAGTGCGTTGTTTGTAAGGCTTCTCCAACTTTCCTTTCTAACACAGTTCTACTTTGATATGCGACTATTGAAATGGTACCATGTACGTATTCGCCATGGTCTCATATCAGTTGCATAGGTATATGGATAGTACGGTTATTCAATAAGTTTTGGGCGTTGATTACAGAGACTGATGTGGCTTCATCTAACGATACACAGAGCCCCACGTGGCCGACTCCCAAATGAGTACAAGGTTCCTGTTGGAGAACGGATTGAAGATTTTAATCCAATCATTAATACCATGGCTTTGGTAGCTACACTAATTGCCACTGTCACTTTCGCCGCTGCATTCACGATGCCAGGCGGGCACGACACCAGTCCCGGCAATTTGGGTGTTGCGAATCTCACAAAGAAGGCTGCGCTAAGGGCATTCATTCTGTCGGATACCGTTGCTATGTCCTTCTCCATCGTTGCGGTGTTAGCACTTGCCCTGGCAGTATATTTTGAACAAGAAATGCAAAGGAGAATTTGCTTAATAAGTTGGGCATTGATCAACTTGGCGATGCGTGGAAGTCTGGTGGCTTTTATGAGCGGTTTATTTGTAGTAATAGCACCTAAGGCCTTATGGGAAGCCATCTCAGTATGTATCATTGTTGGAACTTGGGTGTGTATCAATACAACAATCATTTGTACCACAGTTACTCTTGCATTAGAGCTCTCCGTTCCATTTCTGTTCTCTCCAAGCATTAGAGatcttcttttgatttttcGACGAAAAATGCAGCAATGGCTTAAGGACTTAAGAGAGTTCACTTCACGCAGATCCTCATCAATGGCTTAAGGACTTAATTTTTCTTCATTTGGTTGACTGAGGGTAATTGGTGGTGTAGGCCAGCCAAGGTATGCTTATTGGTGGGGGAATAATATTGAGTTTGATTACGGAGTTAGAAGTTGGATAATCGAGTCGTAATGTGGTAATGAGTTGCCTTAATGATTTGTGTCTATATTCGATTCTATATATTCGTATGCATGTTATTGTGtggaggtgagagagagagagagagagagagagagagagagggaggaaccCTTCTCCCCACACAGTGATCtatgattgagatttgagagtTTGAGTGTATTAGTGTTGTACGATTTTGAAcagtgtaatagaagttagattcaggccccgttccgcaacgcgaaataagaacttattttttaaaaaggcaatttcaaactcaaaaatgataagtttattgaaatctaaaaatatgcaatatggatcttgtttaaaagatctcattgagatctttaatacggtgcaaaaaaaataaaaaaaattatttttcattttcattattttttagtttgaaaatgtgaaataattacttattttttaagaatgtgttttGGAACGGGTTCTGAGTCATTTTAATTTGTATGTGCAATTTTAATTCTCCTCCCACGATTCATATCGAGAGAATTATTCTCTGTGTACAATATTTCTTGATTGATTCCATTAGAAACATTATGTCTATTATGAGTAATAATGTGTTTATGAATTGAATAAAATTGTTATATAATTCGTACAGTAAAAGTTGATTTTGTATTCAATGATGATATGATGAGGTGACTAGCTAGCGGCAAAATTGAAGTAATCGATCCGAAttccaaattttctttctttcaaatgATTTAAGGGCTTGAATTTACCTCAAAAATTAATATTGGCGAGGTTGACGATTAGAATCAAAGTCTGCAATGAGAGAACTTGAGGGATTCCACACATGAAAGAGTTGAACAATTTTGTTGCGCCATTTTAACCGAACGGATAAATGATGGGCTTTATGTATAGATGCGGTTGAACCCTCAACTCATTTGGGTGACAGGATGGATTGGAAATGAATGGTTCAATAGTATTCCCCTTTTCGTATCAATTATTTATGCCCAAGAAAATAATGTAATGGACATTATGTACATTGAAAAGCAGTACGATATGTCAAGATCCATTTGCGTTGAACTATCGAGAAAATAGACATGTTAGTACAATCTTTCATGTTTACAATACCGATTGCCGAAAACTCAACGGCGTCGGAAGTTCAAGTTTAACGTCAATTAATTTTGGATTGTTAGTCATGATAATTTTCGTGAAAATGTAACATGTACATAATATACTACGGAGTACTACACTTTCATTCCTGTCACCAAATACTTAATTCACCAGCGTGAGGAGTTTCGAAATTATTAGGATtcgggaaaaagaaaaatgggagaacAGTAATTATGATAATctttcttattaaaaaaaaaaaaaccgaaatacGGGCTGTCATTTCCTGGCCTTTCTATGTCGCATTATTATTATGAATTGAAAAGAttgcataatcaaaatttacgAGATGATCGAGTGTAAGCTAGGCAATATGGAAAGCAGGTGTTGGCACAAATACGGTTGTAATCCATTTTGCCTAGTTAGCAGGATTGAGAGATGCAGCCAAGCAGGAGTGTTTGGTAACGGTGCCGAGCGATCGATTAGGTCGTTCATCTCTACAATTGATGGCTCGGATTTTGAATAAGTAATATACAGCTCACATCTTGATGTGCTCAAACTCAATTCGAATCGTTTGtaccgagatgaacggccagaTGCCGCTCGGCACTTGGCTTGGTAGGGGGTAATCGGCAGCATGGCAAATTGGCAATTAATGCCTTACAGTTGACATTAATATCTACTAGTTCCAAGGCATAAAGTTCTTATTGAGAACACGAAAAATAGGACACAATTTCCTTTACGAAATGATATGTCGGTACCGAAAttgtagggacggccgcgccgggccgtctccggccaccggacggccgatccaagttggccaaaaattctaaaaaaaaaaaaacaaaaacggcatccgaggtgtgtagggtgcttgatccgagcacccctttttaatacatatatacacgaaaaaggggtgctcggatcaagcaccctacacacctcgaatgccgttattgttttttttgtttttagaatttttggccggctcggatcggccgtccggtggccggagacggcccggcgcggccgtccctacgatttcagTACCGACACCTGTAGCACTACTCTTTCCTTTATGTACAATGATTTTGATTAGCAGATGGAGTGAATTgtgacaaaataataaaaagtagGGAAGGCAAATGTAACGTTGGAGAATAGAAAGATTTGGAGTctgacaagagaaatcaaaaaattaaaaaattgtgatTCAAACTAAAATTGCGATGGATTGATCATCTTCGTCTTGTTCTCAATCGTCTTCGTCCTCCACTTGTGCAATAGTTCACCATTTTTGCAAGCTCTACTATGGCTGTGCATTCGGGTGTGTGCGAGAAATGTTGGGAGTCTAATCCGCCGCAAGTTCTTCCTTGTGCACACAGGCccaattttttgagaagtatTTACGGAGTCCACATTACATTGCCTGAACCCAATATATAGTATTCAATGACCCATATTGATCACTTAAAAGTCTAAGTCTTGTAAAAGTGATGAGCCAGTTGTATAttaaaatccaatatttttttttgtttatgcaCGATGTGAGACTCAATCTTTTACACATATTCCTAACAAGAGAGACATAAAGAGAGAGTATCAGGATAGTGCTGAGGCTACAGTGGTGTTTCCATTAATAAAAAACttgtttaaaaaattgtttaaagTTGTTAAGAGTTTTTCGCtaatgaataagttattgagaaatATCAAGTCGTTTCaactaataaataaattgtAGATGGACATGTGAGTGACAATGTTGTTGAGAAAGAtgaagttgttgaaaaaaattttgttAGTGTGAACGATGTGTTAAAATAGAACTTTTTTGTCAGCGTGGACAACATGACAAAATGCATttgttagtgttttttttttttttttttgaaagaaaacgGGGACTCGCTGGAGGAGGCGAGTTACCGTAATGGAGTTGTTTCTTTGTAAtacatttatttaaaatgaggagGCGTTGGCGAGGCTGTTGCACGATATGGCTGTTGAGATTTTGCTCGGTAGACCGGAAAAGGGGAGATGCATAGGCAGCTTGGCGATGCTTGGTCTTCACCGAGTCTTCTGGACTTGCTCATAGTTTAGGTCAATTTATTCTGCCCGCAATTATTGCACAAAAGGAGAAGACAAACTTTCGTCGGTGTTGTTACatccaaaagaaaaggaacactaaaaaatataaaaaaaagaaaaggaacgcactaaaaaataaaaaaagaaaaggaacgcactaaaaaataaaaaacggaaagaaaaaagaacgaTAGACTCATAGACGTATGACCTGAAGTCAAGTCCACACATAGGAACTTAACatttaattattatatgtatGATGAGAACTTGTAACACTCAGGCTAATGAAACTCGACAGGTATGCTAGAACAAGAGCTTTCGAACTTAACatttaattattatatgtatGATGAGAACTTGTAACACTCAGGCTAATGAAACTCGACAGGTATGCTAGAACAAGAGCTTtcgagatatatatatatatatatatatatatatatatatatatatatatatatatattaaaattattgaacgactcaaACTATCTGAACGGAATTCAGAATGGGTCCCGCGTGCctgttgatatttttttaaaaacacaacACATGTTAGCACGGCCTTTCATTTTGCCAATACTGATTGCTGAATACTTAATCCACCAG
Coding sequences:
- the LOC131323566 gene encoding ankyrin repeat-containing protein NPR4-like — protein: MWLHLTIHRAPRGRLPNEYKVPVGERIEDFNPIINTMALVATLIATVTFAAAFTMPGGHDTSPGNLGVANLTKKAALRAFILSDTVAMSFSIVAVLALALAVYFEQEMQRRICLISWALINLAMRGSLVAFMSGLFVVIAPKALWEAISVCIIVGTWASQGMLIGGGIILSLITELEVG